The Buchnera aphidicola (Hyalopterus amygdali) genome has a segment encoding these proteins:
- the rpsL gene encoding 30S ribosomal protein S12, whose amino-acid sequence MSTVNQLVRKPRLRKTVKTNVPALESSPQKRGVCTRVYTTTPKKPNSALRKVCRVRLTNGFEVTAYIGGEGHNLQEHSVVLIRGGRVKDLPGVRYHIVRGSLDCAGVKERKKGRSKYGVKRIKV is encoded by the coding sequence ATGTCAACAGTTAATCAGTTGGTTCGTAAACCTCGTTTACGTAAAACAGTTAAAACCAACGTTCCTGCTTTAGAAAGCAGTCCGCAGAAAAGAGGAGTTTGTACTCGAGTATATACTACTACTCCCAAAAAGCCCAACTCAGCATTACGTAAAGTTTGTCGAGTAAGATTAACAAATGGTTTTGAAGTAACTGCTTATATTGGTGGAGAAGGACATAATTTGCAAGAACACTCAGTTGTTTTAATACGTGGTGGTCGAGTAAAAGATTTACCTGGAGTTCGTTATCATATTGTTAGAGGATCTTTAGATTGTGCTGGCGTGAAAGAGCGCAAAAAAGGACGTTCTAAATATGGTGTTAAAAGAATAAAAGTTTAA
- the rpsG gene encoding 30S ribosomal protein S7 yields MPRRRIISTRKILPDPKFSSELLAKFINILMINGKKSIAEAIVYSALKNLSKRTEKKELEAFEIALENVRPAVEVKSRRVGGSTYQVPVEVRPVRRNALAMRWIVDSARKRADKSMALRLSNELCDAVENKGASVKKREEVHRMAEANKAFAHYRW; encoded by the coding sequence ATGCCTCGTCGTCGTATTATTAGTACTCGTAAAATTTTACCAGATCCAAAGTTTTCTTCTGAATTATTAGCTAAATTTATTAATATTTTAATGATAAATGGAAAAAAATCTATTGCTGAAGCTATTGTTTATAGTGCATTAAAAAATTTATCTAAACGAACAGAGAAAAAAGAGTTAGAAGCATTTGAAATTGCTTTAGAAAATGTTCGTCCAGCAGTAGAAGTAAAATCTCGTCGTGTTGGTGGTTCAACATATCAGGTTCCAGTTGAAGTGCGACCAGTTCGTCGTAACGCGTTAGCTATGAGATGGATTGTTGATTCTGCACGTAAAAGAGCTGATAAATCAATGGCACTACGTTTATCAAACGAGTTATGTGATGCTGTTGAAAATAAAGGTGCATCTGTTAAAAAAAGAGAAGAAGTACATCGTATGGCTGAAGCTAATAAAGCTTTTGCTCATTATCGCTGGTGA